The following are encoded together in the Zingiber officinale cultivar Zhangliang chromosome 8A, Zo_v1.1, whole genome shotgun sequence genome:
- the LOC122011483 gene encoding uncharacterized protein LOC122011483 — translation MKLWVKILAPSIASAFLLLLLSIFLWYRRCRQFSSLETPQFPQSASRARTQSLQAGIAKLHLSFRTSTHSTAGSESALATFSWDDHPRLVGEAVEHGWSRFTFSSGQPPCRRFAHPCDSGSGETKWEVPLGSLEFSQTVELHPRERSLHGEDVSTARMLLPLPGPPLGVSSFPKEAYFEITVLDLKKPPPPQQQWTFPRENKRTKAADVVEEADSAKLISENSFKSHAVLPCASDVIVTPIPETKAYAEEEECRNQINNTILVSLGLTHGGTLPGGSFSGTYPGSIGFHSNGRVFLDGTMLVFESEKSGWAEVNRVIGCGFDSRKKKVFFTVDSELMHVIHCSSDIYKAPMFPIIASNTDATILINLGQSRFKYEPANVQRTSNPCFIGSSSLDRSGATIGEDDSRELFSMGRIDPQWFDAVKKSQNSTKNTVNQNDASYLVDVDADSDLFEISLRI, via the exons ATGAAGTTATGGGTCAAAATTCTAGCCCCCTCGATCGCCTctgccttcctcctcctccttctctccatCTTCCTTTGGTACCGCCGCTGCCGGCAGTTCTCCTCTCTGGAGACTCCCCAATTCCCTCAATCCGCAAGCAGAGCGAGGACGCAGAGTTTGCAAGCCGGGATCGCCAAGTTGCACCTCTCCTTCCGCACCAGCACCCACAGCACAGCCGGAAGCGAGTCAGCGCTGGCGACGTTCAGTTGGGATGACCACCCGAGACTGGTGGGCGAGGCGGTGGAGCACGGATGGTCGCGATTCACGTTCTCAAGCGGCCAGCCGCCGTGTCGGCGCTTTGCGCACCCATGCGACAGCGGCTCCGGGGAGACGAAATGGGAGGTGCCGCTTGGCTCTTTGGAATTTTCGCAAACGGTTGAGTTGCATCCGAGAGAGAGGAGCCTCCATGGCGAAGATGTCTCGACGGCGAGGATGCTCCTTCCGTTACCCGGCCCTCCTCTCGGCGTCTCCTCCTTCCCTAAAGAAGCCTATTTTGAGATCACCGTCTTGGACCTGAAGAAACCGCCGCCACCGCAACAACAGTGGACTTTTCCTCGAGAAAATAAGCGAACCAAGGCCGCGGACGTCGTTGAGGAAGCTGATAGTGCGAAGCTTATCTCGGAGAATTCCTTCAAATCCCATGCCGTTCTTCCCTGTGCGTCCGATGTTATCGTTACTCCAATCCCAGAAACCAAAGCTTACGCCGAAGAAGAAGAATGTCGCAACCAAATCAACAACACAATTCTCGTATCCTTGGGCCTCACCCATGGCGGAACACTTCCAGGAGGATCATTCTCCGGCACATACCCAGGCTCCATTGGTTTCCACTCCAATGGCCGCGTCTTTCTCGACG GAACGATGCTCGTTTTCGAATCGGAGAAATCAGGGTGGGCAGAGGTGAACAGGGTAATCGGCTGCGGCTTCGAttcgaggaagaagaaggtgttcttCACGGTGGATTCCGAGCTTATGCACGTCATTCACTGTAGCTCAGACATCTACAAAGCTCCCATGTTCCCCATCATCGCTTCAAACACAGACGCAACGATTCTGATCAACTTGGGACAGAGCAGGTTCAAGTATGAGCCGGCAAATGTGCAAAGGACGTCCAATCCTTGCTTCATCGGCTCGTCATCGTTAGACCGAAGCGGTGCCACCATCGGCGAAGATGATAGCCGCGAGCTCTTCTCTATGGGCAGGATCGATCCGCAGTGGTTCGACGCAGTTAAGAAAAGCCAGAACAGCACTAAGAACACTGTAAATCAGAACGATGCCAGCTACTTGGTGGATGTGGATGCTGATTCTGATCTTTTCGAGATCTCACTGCGCATTTGA